A region from the Candidatus Cloacimonadaceae bacterium genome encodes:
- the ruvC gene encoding crossover junction endodeoxyribonuclease RuvC, producing the protein MIIIGIDPGSRVCGYGLLEAEGRRIVAAGCEVIDVSKEKDLMIRLKLLYDGIDAVLEEYKPSLAVVESMFFQKHIKSIFTLGHARGVILLALARHKIPTHEYSPREIKKAVVGNGNATKLQVRYMINQLFQLSVSTRPDDAYDALAIAMCHFNRIKFIS; encoded by the coding sequence GTGATCATCATCGGAATCGATCCCGGCAGCCGCGTTTGCGGTTATGGCTTGCTTGAAGCAGAGGGTAGAAGGATCGTCGCCGCCGGTTGCGAAGTGATCGACGTTTCTAAAGAGAAAGACCTGATGATCCGCTTGAAACTTCTCTATGACGGCATCGATGCCGTGCTGGAAGAATACAAACCCTCCCTCGCGGTAGTCGAAAGCATGTTCTTTCAAAAACACATCAAGAGTATCTTCACGCTTGGACATGCCCGCGGAGTGATCCTGCTGGCGCTCGCCCGGCACAAAATACCCACCCATGAATATTCCCCCCGCGAGATAAAAAAAGCCGTGGTGGGAAACGGAAACGCCACGAAATTGCAGGTTCGCTATATGATCAATCAATTGTTTCAACTCTCCGTGTCCACGCGTCCGGATGACGCTTATGACGCGCTTGCCATCGCCATGTGCCATTTCAACAGGATAAAGTTCATCTCATGA